One segment of Gloeocapsopsis sp. IPPAS B-1203 DNA contains the following:
- a CDS encoding CAP domain-containing protein — protein MQNHFSSIALSVLVAGGIISCDAISIAERILPEQMSRTPSSPASSSSFATLEQSIHKQINEYRRSRNLPPLTLNSQISAQALAHSQAMASGKVPFSHDGFDQRVQIIRRSIPYRAAAENVAFNQGYSNPDVQAVQGWIKSAGHRVNIEGHYDLTGIGISRNSKGEYYFTQIFIRSR, from the coding sequence ATGCAAAACCATTTTTCAAGCATAGCTTTGAGCGTGCTTGTCGCGGGTGGAATTATTAGTTGTGATGCTATATCGATTGCGGAAAGAATTTTACCTGAACAAATGTCACGCACACCATCATCTCCTGCATCAAGTTCTAGTTTTGCAACTTTGGAACAATCTATCCACAAGCAAATCAATGAATATCGGCGATCGCGCAACTTACCACCATTAACTCTCAATTCTCAAATTAGTGCCCAAGCACTAGCTCATAGTCAAGCAATGGCAAGTGGTAAAGTACCTTTTAGCCATGATGGTTTCGATCAGCGGGTTCAAATCATTCGCCGTAGCATACCATATCGTGCTGCTGCTGAAAATGTTGCATTTAACCAAGGCTATAGTAATCCAGACGTGCAAGCTGTCCAAGGTTGGATTAAAAGTGCAGGACATCGCGTTAACATCGAAGGTCATTATGATTTAACTGGTATCGGTATTAGTCGAAACTCTAAAGGCGAATATTACTTTACCCAGATTTTTATCCGCAGCCGCTAA
- a CDS encoding DNA cytosine methyltransferase codes for MKEASEILNCSEQYVRKLLRYGDISGERISSRWIVAAESVDEYRSKEEDTSGFVPDHARRSFSKPSLKALSFFSGCMGLDLGLEKEGIKVILACEIDSAARKTIETNRPDIALIGDIRDYSATAIREKAGLSSEEEIDVIVGGPPCQAFSSAGKRQGFNDERGNVFLTFIDLIVELKPRFAVIENVRGLLSAPLKHRPHEMRGNNYPSLSQDEQRGGALLFITRKLKEAGYSVSFNLYNAANFGSPQQRERAVIACSRDGEKLPYLTPTHSEKGLYGLPHWRTLRDALAGLPDKHQFIKFPEKRIKYYKLLKPGQCWRDLPVELHQEALGASYHAGGGKTGFYRRLAWDKPSPTLVTHPAMPATDLAHPEENRPLSIEEYKRIQEFPDDWVIAGSLLDQYRQVGNAVPCSLGRAIARMLLNHLKGETPTIYPDFPYSRYHKTDDVSWTVETLGSLEPSAKQLSLNLV; via the coding sequence GTGAAAGAAGCTTCGGAAATATTGAATTGCTCTGAGCAATACGTTCGCAAATTGCTCCGCTACGGTGACATCAGCGGAGAAAGGATTAGCAGCCGATGGATTGTTGCTGCGGAATCTGTTGATGAGTATCGATCTAAAGAGGAGGATACAAGCGGATTTGTTCCAGATCATGCAAGGAGATCCTTTAGTAAACCATCCCTAAAAGCATTAAGTTTTTTCTCTGGATGCATGGGTTTAGATTTAGGACTGGAAAAGGAAGGAATCAAAGTAATTCTCGCTTGTGAAATAGATTCAGCAGCCCGAAAAACGATTGAAACGAATCGACCGGATATCGCGCTAATTGGAGATATTAGAGACTACTCAGCTACAGCAATTCGGGAAAAGGCGGGATTAAGTTCTGAAGAAGAGATTGATGTAATTGTTGGCGGTCCCCCGTGCCAAGCTTTCAGCAGTGCAGGTAAGCGACAAGGGTTCAATGATGAACGAGGAAATGTCTTTTTAACTTTCATTGATTTGATCGTCGAACTCAAACCCAGGTTTGCAGTAATAGAAAACGTCCGAGGACTATTATCTGCTCCGTTAAAGCACAGACCACATGAGATGAGAGGAAATAACTACCCATCATTATCTCAGGATGAACAACGGGGAGGTGCACTACTTTTCATCACTCGGAAGCTCAAAGAAGCTGGTTATAGTGTTTCTTTCAACTTGTACAACGCTGCCAATTTTGGTTCGCCACAACAAAGAGAAAGAGCTGTCATTGCTTGTAGCCGTGACGGAGAAAAACTTCCCTATCTCACACCGACTCATTCGGAGAAAGGTTTGTATGGACTTCCTCATTGGCGAACATTGAGAGATGCGCTAGCAGGACTTCCTGATAAACATCAATTCATCAAGTTTCCTGAAAAACGAATCAAATACTATAAACTTTTGAAACCTGGACAATGTTGGCGAGATTTACCAGTAGAGTTGCACCAAGAAGCACTTGGGGCTTCTTATCACGCAGGAGGCGGAAAAACAGGTTTTTATCGGAGATTAGCTTGGGATAAGCCTTCTCCAACGCTTGTAACACATCCTGCAATGCCTGCAACGGATTTGGCACATCCAGAAGAAAATCGACCGCTGAGTATTGAAGAGTACAAGCGAATCCAAGAATTTCCCGATGATTGGGTAATTGCAGGAAGTTTACTCGATCAATATCGACAAGTTGGAAATGCTGTACCCTGTTCTCTGGGAAGAGCGATCGCCAGAATGTTACTAAACCACCTCAAGGGCGAAACACCAACTATTTACCCCGACTTTCCCTACTCGCGGTATCACAAGACTGATGATGTAAGTTGGACAGTTGAAACTTTAGGCTCTCTGGAACCATCTGCAAAACAACTTTCTTTAAATTTAGTCTGA
- the thrB gene encoding homoserine kinase, which yields MSHSASVSVPATTANLGPGFDCIGAALTLYNQFKFTHQAEVEICVTGIESDRVRTDDSNLVYRSFIKLYEHIGQTPPSVHIDIVMDVPLARGLGSSATAIVGGLVGANLLAGKPLDTNAVMELAIALEGHPDNVVPALLGGCRLAASVERLSRQRWEICDVPWHECVIPVVAIPDFELSTAEARRVLPSEVSRGDAIFNTAHLGLLLRGLETGNEDWLKAALQDRLHQPYRQALIRGYEAVQQAAIAAGAYGLVISGAGPTLLALTNQKEAEAVIEAIAQTWQQVGVKAQVRSLEIDNQGARSSNEVA from the coding sequence ATGTCTCATTCTGCCTCTGTCTCGGTTCCCGCTACAACTGCTAACTTAGGTCCTGGTTTTGATTGTATTGGTGCAGCGTTGACGTTGTATAACCAGTTCAAGTTTACGCATCAAGCAGAAGTAGAGATTTGCGTGACAGGGATAGAAAGCGATCGCGTCCGCACTGATGACAGTAATTTAGTTTATCGCTCGTTTATAAAATTGTATGAACATATTGGACAAACGCCACCATCTGTGCATATAGATATTGTGATGGATGTGCCGCTAGCGCGGGGTTTGGGTAGTTCTGCAACGGCGATTGTTGGGGGCTTAGTTGGGGCAAATTTACTTGCGGGGAAACCACTTGATACAAATGCGGTGATGGAGTTGGCGATCGCTTTAGAAGGACATCCTGATAATGTTGTTCCGGCGTTGTTGGGAGGGTGTCGATTAGCAGCGAGTGTTGAAAGGCTAAGTCGCCAACGCTGGGAAATTTGTGATGTACCTTGGCATGAGTGTGTTATACCTGTGGTGGCGATTCCTGATTTTGAGCTTTCGACGGCTGAGGCGCGGCGAGTTTTACCGAGTGAGGTGAGTCGAGGGGATGCGATTTTTAATACAGCACATTTAGGGTTGTTGTTGCGCGGGTTGGAGACAGGAAATGAAGATTGGCTTAAGGCGGCGTTGCAGGATCGGTTGCATCAACCTTATCGTCAAGCTTTGATTCGGGGATATGAAGCGGTACAGCAAGCGGCGATCGCTGCTGGGGCGTATGGTTTGGTAATTAGTGGTGCAGGTCCTACATTACTTGCTTTGACGAATCAGAAAGAAGCTGAGGCGGTGATTGAGGCGATCGCTCAAACTTGGCAGCAAGTAGGTGTGAAAGCACAAGTGCGATCGTTGGAAATTGACAATCAAGGTGCGCGTAGCTCTAATGAGGTAGCCTAG
- a CDS encoding VOC family protein — protein sequence MKLGAIHHIALSVSDMKRSEDFYDKLLKFMGYEQGEKTEQLILWASSHNAITISPTNPRSNQKCDRYAPGLHHLAFSADSREDIDKLYQELIQQQVTILDPPAEYDYLPGYYAVYFLDPDGIKLELAHTPTW from the coding sequence ATGAAACTAGGAGCTATCCATCATATTGCCTTGAGTGTATCTGATATGAAGCGATCGGAAGATTTTTATGACAAACTACTCAAATTTATGGGTTATGAACAAGGCGAAAAGACAGAACAACTAATTCTCTGGGCAAGTTCTCACAATGCGATTACGATTTCTCCTACGAACCCACGCTCAAATCAAAAATGCGATCGCTATGCTCCAGGATTGCATCATTTAGCATTTAGTGCCGATAGTCGAGAAGATATAGATAAGCTGTACCAAGAACTGATCCAGCAGCAAGTCACAATTCTCGATCCGCCTGCTGAATATGACTATTTACCAGGTTACTATGCTGTCTACTTTCTCGATCCCGATGGTATCAAATTGGAGTTGGCACATACACCTACTTGGTGA
- a CDS encoding dienelactone hydrolase family protein, translating to MKILRSFLLAPIFALAFSTVAQAAIQTQIVEYKQGNTVLEGYLAYDDEIQGRRPGVMIVHEWTGIGPYVQQRAQQLAKLGYVAFAADIYGKGIRPKNPEEAAAQAKIYRSDRQLMRDRALAGLQVLQKNSLTDAQRIAAIGYCFGGGTVLELARSGANVAGVVSFHGNLDTPNPSDAKNVKGKVLVLHGAEDPLVPPEQVLGFAEEMGNARVDWQLIAYGGAVHSFTNPEAGNDKSEGVAYNQLADRRSWQDMRQFFAEIFGVR from the coding sequence ATGAAGATCTTACGCTCCTTTCTGCTTGCTCCTATTTTTGCTTTAGCATTTAGTACTGTTGCTCAAGCCGCAATTCAAACCCAAATTGTGGAATACAAGCAAGGCAACACAGTATTAGAAGGATATCTAGCTTACGATGATGAAATTCAAGGTAGGCGTCCTGGTGTCATGATTGTTCATGAGTGGACGGGAATTGGTCCTTATGTTCAACAACGTGCCCAGCAATTAGCAAAACTAGGATATGTTGCTTTTGCAGCAGATATTTATGGCAAAGGAATTAGACCAAAAAATCCCGAAGAGGCAGCAGCACAGGCTAAAATTTACAGATCTGATCGTCAGTTGATGCGCGATCGCGCTTTAGCAGGATTACAAGTCTTACAAAAAAATTCTTTAACCGATGCCCAACGCATTGCTGCTATTGGATATTGTTTCGGTGGTGGTACTGTGTTGGAACTCGCCCGTAGTGGGGCAAATGTTGCTGGCGTTGTCAGTTTTCACGGTAATTTGGATACACCAAATCCTAGTGATGCGAAGAATGTTAAGGGTAAAGTACTGGTATTACATGGTGCGGAAGATCCATTAGTACCGCCCGAACAAGTTTTAGGCTTTGCTGAAGAAATGGGCAATGCTAGAGTTGATTGGCAATTAATTGCTTACGGTGGTGCGGTTCACAGTTTTACAAATCCTGAAGCGGGTAATGATAAATCTGAAGGTGTAGCGTATAATCAGTTAGCTGATCGCCGTTCTTGGCAAGATATGCGGCAGTTTTTTGCGGAGATTTTTGGAGTAAGATAG
- a CDS encoding MerR family transcriptional regulator: MLKIGDFSKLSHVSIKALRLYDQMGLLKPVDIDKFTGYRYYSAHQLPRLNRILALKDLGFSLEQIAKLLDEISPAQIQGMLRLKQAELEQIVAEEQARLQRVAVRLEQIEQEDKIPDYDVVLKTIAPIKVAAIREIIPSFHAVVGLYNELLEYLQRQRVKESRYFAGIWHDTAYKDTDIDWEFAIAVEEVCSSDRIKVYELPRVEMACVVHNGSYNTINLAYAALPVWIEANGYNIAGSNREVYIVGGNQQDDESYVTEVQFPVEI; the protein is encoded by the coding sequence ATGCTGAAAATCGGCGACTTTTCCAAACTCAGCCACGTATCAATTAAAGCATTGCGTCTCTACGACCAAATGGGACTACTTAAACCAGTAGATATAGATAAGTTTACTGGCTATCGTTACTACTCAGCCCATCAGTTACCCCGACTTAATCGCATTTTGGCACTCAAAGATTTAGGATTCTCACTAGAACAAATCGCCAAACTACTAGATGAAATTTCACCAGCACAAATTCAAGGAATGCTGCGATTGAAGCAAGCTGAACTAGAACAAATAGTTGCAGAAGAACAGGCAAGATTACAGCGTGTCGCAGTGCGACTTGAGCAGATTGAACAGGAGGATAAAATACCTGATTACGATGTTGTTCTCAAAACCATTGCCCCCATCAAAGTTGCTGCAATTCGGGAGATAATACCAAGCTTTCATGCTGTAGTAGGGCTTTACAATGAGTTACTTGAGTACTTGCAACGTCAAAGAGTTAAAGAGAGCCGTTACTTTGCAGGAATTTGGCACGATACTGCATACAAAGATACAGATATTGATTGGGAATTTGCGATCGCAGTAGAAGAAGTATGTAGTAGCGATCGCATTAAAGTCTATGAATTACCTCGTGTTGAAATGGCTTGCGTCGTCCACAATGGCAGTTACAATACCATCAACCTTGCCTATGCAGCGTTACCTGTTTGGATTGAAGCTAATGGCTATAACATAGCAGGTTCCAACCGTGAAGTTTATATTGTTGGTGGGAATCAACAAGACGACGAATCTTACGTCACAGAAGTGCAATTTCCTGTAGAAATATAG
- a CDS encoding NAD(P)H-quinone oxidoreductase subunit 4: MLSTQIPWLTTIILLPLVAALAIPFIPDNQGKTVRWYALGVGIADLILMVYAVWQNYDLQISTFQLAESYPWIPQLGMNWSVAVDGLSLPLVLLTGFVTTLSILAAWNVTKKPRLFFALMLMMYSAQIGVFVAQDMLLFFLMWELELVPVYLLISIWGGQNRRYAATKFILYTAAGSIFILVAAFAMAMYGDVVTFDMATLGIKQYPRAFELLVYAALLIAFGVKLPIFPLHTWLPDAHSEASAPVSMILAGVLLKMAGYGLIRMNIEMLPNAHVSFAPVLAILGVVNIVYGALTAFAQTNLKRRLAYSSIAHMGFVLIGIASFTELGIGGAVLQMVSHGLIAASLFFLSGVTYERTHTLIMEKMGGMAQAMPKVFALFTAGAMASLALPGMSGFVGELTIFLGITTSDAYNPVFKVVVILLAAVGVILTPIYLLSMLRQVFYGNENSGIVIEEYLGDAKPREVFIAACLLLPIIGIGMYPKLATQTYDVKTVAVAAQVRQVLPTVIAQKQRSPLYSTALVAPQLAVPESQVLIASE, translated from the coding sequence ATGCTTAGCACACAAATTCCTTGGTTAACAACCATTATTCTGTTACCGTTGGTGGCTGCCCTAGCCATTCCTTTCATTCCAGACAATCAAGGTAAAACAGTTCGCTGGTACGCCTTAGGAGTAGGGATAGCGGATTTGATTCTGATGGTGTACGCCGTTTGGCAGAACTACGATTTACAAATCTCAACATTTCAACTAGCAGAAAGCTATCCTTGGATACCTCAGCTAGGCATGAACTGGTCAGTTGCGGTAGATGGCTTATCATTACCGTTGGTATTGCTAACAGGTTTTGTCACTACTTTGTCAATCTTGGCAGCGTGGAACGTAACGAAAAAACCACGCTTGTTTTTTGCGTTGATGCTAATGATGTACAGCGCGCAGATTGGCGTATTTGTAGCCCAGGATATGCTGTTGTTCTTCCTGATGTGGGAACTTGAATTAGTCCCTGTCTACTTACTAATTTCGATTTGGGGAGGACAAAATCGCCGTTACGCTGCAACAAAGTTCATTCTCTACACTGCTGCTGGATCGATATTTATCTTAGTAGCTGCGTTTGCGATGGCAATGTATGGCGATGTCGTTACCTTCGACATGGCAACTTTAGGTATTAAGCAGTATCCTAGAGCGTTTGAACTGTTGGTTTATGCTGCATTACTCATTGCTTTTGGCGTCAAGTTACCCATCTTCCCATTACATACTTGGCTTCCAGATGCCCACAGTGAAGCTTCTGCACCTGTCTCAATGATTTTGGCGGGTGTATTGCTCAAAATGGCAGGTTACGGGCTAATTCGCATGAATATCGAAATGTTGCCCAATGCCCATGTTTCATTTGCTCCTGTACTCGCAATTTTAGGTGTAGTCAACATTGTCTATGGTGCATTAACTGCATTTGCCCAAACAAATCTCAAGCGCCGCTTAGCTTATTCTTCAATTGCCCACATGGGTTTTGTATTAATCGGTATTGCTTCGTTTACCGAATTGGGTATCGGCGGTGCAGTATTGCAAATGGTATCGCATGGTTTAATTGCGGCTAGCTTGTTCTTCTTATCTGGAGTTACCTACGAGCGTACCCATACTCTAATCATGGAGAAAATGGGTGGTATGGCGCAAGCGATGCCCAAAGTTTTCGCACTATTCACTGCTGGGGCAATGGCTTCTTTAGCGCTACCAGGTATGAGTGGCTTTGTGGGCGAATTAACAATCTTTTTGGGAATTACCACCAGCGATGCTTACAACCCTGTGTTTAAGGTTGTCGTCATTCTCTTAGCGGCGGTAGGAGTCATTTTAACTCCAATTTACTTGTTGTCGATGTTGCGCCAAGTATTTTATGGTAACGAGAATTCTGGAATTGTAATTGAAGAGTATCTTGGTGACGCAAAGCCACGCGAGGTGTTTATTGCAGCTTGCTTACTATTGCCAATTATTGGTATTGGGATGTATCCTAAACTGGCAACTCAGACGTATGATGTCAAAACAGTTGCAGTTGCAGCACAAGTACGTCAAGTGTTACCAACAGTTATCGCGCAAAAACAGCGATCGCCTCTCTATTCAACTGCATTAGTCGCACCACAGCTAGCTGTACCTGAATCACAAGTACTCATCGCTAGCGAATAA
- a CDS encoding YqaE/Pmp3 family membrane protein, which produces MDILRLICAIFLPPLGVFLQVGFGRDFWINVLLTLLGYIPGIVHAVWIILSK; this is translated from the coding sequence ATGGATATTCTTCGCCTAATATGCGCAATCTTTTTGCCACCTCTTGGTGTCTTTTTGCAAGTAGGTTTTGGTAGAGACTTTTGGATCAATGTGCTTCTAACTTTACTGGGCTACATTCCAGGAATTGTTCATGCGGTTTGGATCATTCTTTCTAAATAA
- a CDS encoding translation initiation factor, with the protein MAAANRKSSDNPFVYREFGGDNSPALERGIQNLPPAQQNLRVQASRKGRKGKTVTVISGFQSTPETLTALVKQLKSQCGSGGTVKDNEIEIQGDHKQKIIEILTQQGYKAKISGG; encoded by the coding sequence ATGGCTGCTGCAAATCGTAAATCCTCTGATAATCCTTTTGTTTACCGCGAGTTTGGCGGCGATAATTCTCCAGCCCTAGAACGCGGAATTCAAAACTTACCGCCTGCGCAACAAAACCTCCGCGTCCAAGCTTCGCGTAAAGGACGTAAGGGTAAAACAGTGACTGTGATTAGTGGTTTTCAATCCACACCAGAGACTTTAACAGCTTTGGTAAAACAACTCAAATCACAGTGTGGTAGTGGCGGAACTGTTAAAGACAACGAAATTGAAATTCAAGGCGATCACAAGCAAAAAATTATTGAAATTCTTACTCAACAAGGTTACAAAGCAAAAATCAGTGGTGGGTAG
- a CDS encoding SinI family restriction endonuclease has product MPVTFSDIITACNSEENFLQIFQNAFSQVDQPLLQEHRIILTACYRNPGLSPTLKGDTPEFLAQSWLQKYCYSFENRISRRISQPPRTVADPIVDTIIKARLTGLTEKHLEQIKYAHRLSMSAENIQGLLLEEFLAEQLADYGWYCCWGEVIRHVDFCHIDGSLLQVKNRSNSENSSSSRVRINQSIEKWHRVDAKTGLYKWSYFNEKYNTNRFSEENFILFVQKVLLANPSALALEANNPWQSLSQSSD; this is encoded by the coding sequence ATGCCTGTTACCTTTAGTGACATTATCACGGCTTGTAATTCTGAAGAAAACTTTCTCCAAATTTTTCAAAACGCCTTCTCTCAGGTTGATCAGCCGCTTCTCCAAGAGCATCGTATAATTTTAACAGCTTGTTATAGAAATCCAGGACTTTCTCCAACTCTAAAAGGAGACACACCAGAATTCTTAGCTCAGTCTTGGTTGCAAAAGTATTGTTATAGCTTCGAGAACAGAATCTCAAGACGGATCTCTCAACCTCCGAGAACAGTTGCTGATCCAATCGTCGATACAATTATCAAGGCTAGATTAACAGGATTAACTGAAAAACATCTTGAGCAGATTAAGTATGCTCATAGATTGTCCATGTCAGCAGAAAATATTCAAGGCTTACTTCTTGAAGAATTTCTAGCTGAACAACTAGCTGACTATGGTTGGTACTGTTGTTGGGGAGAAGTTATCCGCCACGTCGATTTTTGCCACATAGATGGCTCTCTTTTACAAGTAAAAAACCGTAGTAATTCAGAAAATAGCTCTTCTTCTAGGGTCAGGATTAATCAATCAATTGAAAAATGGCACAGGGTTGATGCAAAAACAGGACTATACAAATGGTCATACTTTAATGAGAAATATAATACAAATCGCTTCTCCGAAGAAAACTTTATTCTTTTTGTTCAGAAAGTTTTATTAGCAAATCCAAGTGCTTTAGCACTAGAAGCAAATAACCCTTGGCAATCTTTGTCTCAGTCTTCAGACTAA
- a CDS encoding tetratricopeptide repeat protein translates to MPNLAEGIAAFQAGDYTTAVKILKPIADCGEAEAQCIIANIYHLGLGLERNILEAVKWYKKAAEQGYGLASNNLAGIFLSGDNGIEVDRAEAEKWYKKAKDQGFLHTPSETYLEPRFLLSSPE, encoded by the coding sequence ATGCCAAATTTAGCAGAAGGGATAGCTGCATTTCAAGCAGGAGATTACACAACTGCTGTTAAAATTTTAAAGCCAATTGCTGATTGTGGCGAGGCTGAAGCGCAATGTATAATTGCAAATATTTACCATCTAGGTCTTGGTCTAGAGAGAAATATTTTAGAAGCAGTTAAGTGGTACAAGAAGGCAGCTGAACAGGGTTATGGTCTAGCCTCAAATAATTTAGCAGGGATTTTTCTGTCTGGTGATAACGGTATAGAAGTAGATCGAGCAGAAGCAGAAAAGTGGTACAAAAAGGCTAAAGATCAAGGTTTCTTACATACTCCTAGTGAAACATATCTTGAGCCAAGATTTCTACTTAGTAGTCCTGAATAA
- the trpB gene encoding tryptophan synthase subunit beta, protein MTTTPLPTQSQAEQRPDTLGRFGRFGGKYVPETLMPALSQLEAAYQQYRNDPEFIAELQQLLRDYVGRATPLYFAERLTAHYARPDGTGAQIYLKREDLNHTGAHKINNALAQVLLAKRMGKQRIIAETGAGQHGVATATVCARFGLKCVIYMGVQDMERQSLNVFRMRLMGAEVSPVSAGTGTLKDATSEAIRDWVTNVENTHYILGSVAGPHPYPMIVRDFHAVIGIETRAQCLEKWGGLPDILLACVGGGSNAMGLFHEFVNEPSVRLIGVEAAGEGVNTEKHAATLTQGRVGVLHGAMSYLLQDDDGQVVEAHSISAGLDYPGVGPEHSYLKDQQRAEYYSVTDEEALAAFKRTAQLEGIIPALETAHAIAYLDTLCPQLEGSPRIVINCSGRGDKDVQTVAKHLQD, encoded by the coding sequence GTGACTACTACTCCTTTACCTACACAATCTCAAGCTGAACAACGCCCCGACACCCTCGGACGCTTTGGGCGCTTTGGTGGTAAATATGTTCCTGAAACGTTGATGCCTGCTTTGAGTCAATTAGAAGCAGCATATCAGCAGTATCGCAACGATCCAGAATTTATTGCTGAATTACAACAACTGCTGCGGGATTATGTAGGAAGGGCTACACCGTTGTATTTCGCAGAACGCCTCACAGCGCATTATGCTCGTCCAGATGGCACAGGCGCACAAATTTATCTAAAGCGCGAGGATTTGAATCATACCGGCGCACACAAAATCAATAATGCCCTGGCACAGGTATTACTCGCTAAACGCATGGGTAAGCAAAGGATTATTGCTGAAACAGGTGCAGGACAACATGGTGTTGCAACAGCTACAGTCTGCGCGAGATTTGGATTAAAATGCGTCATCTACATGGGCGTTCAGGATATGGAACGTCAAAGTCTTAATGTGTTTCGGATGCGGTTAATGGGTGCGGAAGTCAGCCCTGTATCGGCGGGAACAGGAACACTTAAAGATGCAACCTCCGAAGCAATTCGCGATTGGGTGACAAATGTTGAAAATACTCACTACATTTTAGGTTCTGTTGCAGGACCGCATCCGTATCCGATGATTGTGCGTGACTTTCATGCTGTAATTGGCATTGAAACTCGCGCCCAGTGTTTAGAAAAGTGGGGCGGATTACCTGATATTCTTCTGGCGTGTGTCGGTGGTGGTTCTAATGCAATGGGTTTATTCCATGAGTTTGTGAATGAACCATCTGTGAGGTTGATTGGTGTTGAAGCAGCAGGGGAAGGCGTCAATACTGAAAAACACGCAGCTACACTAACTCAAGGACGTGTTGGTGTTTTACACGGGGCGATGAGTTATCTCTTACAAGACGATGATGGTCAAGTTGTAGAGGCACACTCAATTAGTGCAGGGCTAGATTATCCTGGGGTAGGACCTGAACATAGCTACTTAAAAGATCAGCAACGGGCGGAATATTACAGCGTTACTGATGAAGAAGCCTTAGCAGCATTTAAACGCACAGCGCAGCTAGAGGGAATTATACCTGCACTTGAAACCGCTCATGCGATCGCATATCTCGACACCTTATGTCCGCAACTCGAAGGTAGTCCGCGAATAGTGATTAACTGTTCAGGGCGCGGTGATAAAGACGTGCAAACTGTCGCGAAGCATCTTCAAGATTGA
- a CDS encoding class I SAM-dependent methyltransferase, producing the protein MTPKQPNDWYSTFASVYTAEQRKNWYSTAADAYNQVRPRYPQQLINRAVELAKLPDKAVILEVGCGPGIATVAFADRGFSMICLEPNQEMCQLAQQNCTQYPNVKIVNTSFEEWQLETKKFNAIVAATSFHWISPEIGYSKAATALKDNGSLILLWNAIPIHPPYNIYQMLQEVYQTYAPSLAEYEARSTQEENLSRFGQAVIDYGLFKGLASEQLRWKATHSIDDYLTLLSTLSPYIRLEQHKREALFAGLREVLARHCITSIPVSYFSVLQVAQRI; encoded by the coding sequence ATGACACCAAAACAACCCAATGATTGGTACAGTACATTTGCCAGTGTCTATACTGCAGAACAGAGAAAAAATTGGTACAGTACAGCTGCAGATGCTTACAACCAAGTAAGACCGCGCTATCCTCAACAGCTAATTAATCGTGCAGTAGAGTTAGCTAAACTGCCTGATAAAGCAGTTATTTTAGAAGTAGGCTGTGGTCCTGGAATTGCAACAGTTGCGTTTGCAGATCGTGGATTCTCGATGATTTGCCTAGAACCAAACCAGGAAATGTGCCAGTTAGCACAGCAAAACTGCACGCAGTATCCAAATGTCAAGATTGTAAATACTTCTTTTGAAGAGTGGCAGCTAGAGACGAAGAAATTCAATGCTATTGTTGCTGCAACCTCTTTTCACTGGATTTCACCTGAGATTGGGTATTCAAAAGCTGCTACTGCGTTGAAAGACAATGGCTCTTTAATTTTGCTGTGGAACGCCATCCCAATCCACCCCCCATACAATATTTATCAAATGTTGCAAGAGGTTTATCAGACTTATGCACCGTCGCTTGCAGAATATGAAGCAAGAAGCACTCAGGAAGAAAATCTCAGCAGATTTGGACAAGCAGTGATTGACTATGGGCTATTTAAGGGTTTAGCATCCGAACAATTGAGATGGAAAGCTACCCATAGTATTGATGACTATCTCACGCTTTTAAGTACCTTGTCACCTTATATCAGGCTAGAACAACACAAGCGAGAAGCTTTGTTTGCGGGTTTAAGAGAGGTTTTAGCAAGACATTGTATTACAAGTATCCCAGTTTCTTATTTCTCAGTGCTTCAGGTTGCTCAAAGGATATGA